CAGCGAGGTGGCCGTCCCAGACGTCGAGGGTGGGCAGGTCGGCCGTGCCGCGGCGGGTCGCGCGGGTGGCGCCGGCGGACTTCAGCAGCGCGTTGCGCTGACGCAGCACCCGGTCGTAGTCGGCTCGCACGCCGGCCAGCCGCGGGGCCAGGGCGACGAGCAGCTCGTCGAGGAAGCGGCGACGGGCGTCGGGCTCGCCCTTGACCAGGCCGAGGTCCTCCGGCGCGAACAGCACGGTGCGCAGCGTGCCGAGCACCTCCCGCGGCCGCGGCACCGGGGCGCGATTGAGCCGGGCCCGGTTGGCCCGGCCGGGCACGATCTCGAGCTCGACCAGCGTGGAGCGCCCGCCGCGGTCGACCGCGACCCGCACGACCGCCCGCTCGGCCCCGGCCCGCACCAGCGGGGCGTCGGTGGCCACCCGGTGGCTCCCCAGCGTGGCGATGTAGCCGAGGGCCTCCACGAGGTTCGTCTTACCCTGCCCGTTCGGCCCGACGACGGCCGTCGCCCCCGGGCCGAGGGTGACCTCGGCGCCCCGGTAGGAGCGGAAGTCGGTCAGCGACAGGTGGGTGACGTGCACAGGTTCACGGAGTCCTCGGCGGGTCGGGTGCGGCTGACGGTCGGTGCCGGTCAGGGCCGGTCAGTCCGTGTCGCCGGCGCCGGAGGAGGGACCGGCCTCGTCGGCCTCGGCCTCGGCGCTGACGTCCTCGGTGCCGGACGTCGGCCCGGCCTCGGTCATGGCGTGCCCGCCGAACTGGTGGCGCAGCGCGGCGACCGCCTTCATCGCCGGGGAGTCCTCCTGCCGGGAGGCGAACCGGGCGAACAGGGCAGCGGAGATCACCGGCATCGGGACGGCGTTGTCGATGGCCTCCTGCACGGTCCACCGGCCCTCGCCGGAGTCCTCGACGTAGCCCTTGATCCCGGTCAGACCGGCGTCCTCGTCCAGCGCCTTGACGAGCAGGTCGAGCAGCCAGGAGCGGACGACGGTGCCCCGGCTCCAGGCCTGGAAGCAGCCGTGGACGTCGGTGACGATGTCCTTGGCCGCGAGCAGCTCGTAGCCCTCGGCGTAGGCCTGCATGAGCCCGTACTCGATGCCGTTGTGGACCATCTTCGCGTAGTGGCCGGCGCCGACGTCGCCGGCGTGCACGAAGCCCTCCTCGCGAGGACCCTCCGGGCGCAGCGCGTCGAACACCGGCATCGCCCGCTCGACGTCGTCGGCCGAGCCACCGCACATGAGGCCGTAGCCGTTGTCCAGGCCCCACACCCCGCCGCTGACGCCGCAGTCGAGGTAGCCGATGCCACGTTCGGCGAGAAAGGCGGCGTGCTCCCGGTCGTCGGTGTAGTGGGAGTTCCCGCCCTCGATCACGAGGTCCCCGGCCTCGAGCAGGCCGCCGAGCTCCTCGACGACGCCCCGGGTGATGTCGCCGGCCGGCACCATCACCCACACCGTGCGCGGCGCCGGCAGCGCCTCGACCATGGCTGCGAGGGAGTCGACATCGCTGACCTGCGGGTCCCGGTCGTACCCGGTCACGTCCAGGCCCGCGCGGCGCAGCCGCTCGCGCATGTTGCCGCCCATCCTGCCCAGCCCGACCAGACCGATGTGCACGGTGAGACCTCCCTGCCGCGGTTGTCAGCCCGCCATCCGGACGGGCATCAGCAGGTAACGGTAGGTGTCGTCGGGGTCCCCGTCGCGTTCAGACTGCCCGGTGAGCACGGCCGGCTTGGTCGCCAGCGTGAACGACATCCGGACGTAGTCGGTGGTCAACGCCTGCAGCCCGTCGAGGAGGAACTGCGGGTTGAACGCGATCGTGATGTCCTCGCCGTGCAGGTCCGCCTCGAGCTCCTCGGTCGCCTGGGCGTCGTCGCCCTGGCCTGCGTCCAGTCGCACCTGGCCGTCGGTGAACGCCATCCGCACCGGGGTGTTGCGCTCGGCGACGAGCGCCACCCGGCGGACCGCCTCGACCAGAGCCGCGGTGTGGCACACGGCCCACACCGGCGACTCGGCGGGGAACAGCGACCGCACCTTCGGGTAGTCCCCGTCGACGAGCATCGAGGTGGTCCGGCGGCCGCCGGCCTCGAAGCCGATGAGCCCGGTGCCGCCGTCCGCGGACAGCGCGACGGTGACCTCGCCGCCGCCGCCGAGGGACTTGGCCACGTCGGACAGCGTGCGCGCCCGGACCAGCGCGACCGCTGACGTGCCCGGAGCGGCCGACCGCCACGGCATCTCCCGCAGG
This DNA window, taken from Kineosporiaceae bacterium SCSIO 59966, encodes the following:
- the recF gene encoding DNA replication/repair protein RecF; the encoded protein is MHVTHLSLTDFRSYRGAEVTLGPGATAVVGPNGQGKTNLVEALGYIATLGSHRVATDAPLVRAGAERAVVRVAVDRGGRSTLVELEIVPGRANRARLNRAPVPRPREVLGTLRTVLFAPEDLGLVKGEPDARRRFLDELLVALAPRLAGVRADYDRVLRQRNALLKSAGATRATRRGTADLPTLDVWDGHLAAAGAELVAARLHLVRRLAPFVAEAYRQVSDAQGDAVIGYRWSLTGPVPDDVPRRDELAEALRADLARGRGQEIERGTTLTGPHRDDLVLTLGDLPARGYASHGESWSYALALRLASWYLLRGDGQDPDPAQEPVLVLDDVFAELDTGRRRRLAELVAGAEQVLVTAAVDDDVPAELKGARLTVRDGEVLGG
- the gnd gene encoding decarboxylating 6-phosphogluconate dehydrogenase, whose product is MHIGLVGLGRMGGNMRERLRRAGLDVTGYDRDPQVSDVDSLAAMVEALPAPRTVWVMVPAGDITRGVVEELGGLLEAGDLVIEGGNSHYTDDREHAAFLAERGIGYLDCGVSGGVWGLDNGYGLMCGGSADDVERAMPVFDALRPEGPREEGFVHAGDVGAGHYAKMVHNGIEYGLMQAYAEGYELLAAKDIVTDVHGCFQAWSRGTVVRSWLLDLLVKALDEDAGLTGIKGYVEDSGEGRWTVQEAIDNAVPMPVISAALFARFASRQEDSPAMKAVAALRHQFGGHAMTEAGPTSGTEDVSAEAEADEAGPSSGAGDTD
- the dnaN gene encoding DNA polymerase III subunit beta codes for the protein MRFRVERDVLAEAVGWAARTLPTRPPVPVLAGVRVDADTAGTLVLSSFDYEVSARVEVPAEVAEGGTALVSGRLLADISRSLPNRPVDVVAEGSKVTVTCGASRFALATMPVEEYPDLPPMPSVAGTVSGEALTSAVAQVTVAASRDETLPILTGVRMEIEDDRITLLATDRYRLALREMPWRSAAPGTSAVALVRARTLSDVAKSLGGGGEVTVALSADGGTGLIGFEAGGRRTTSMLVDGDYPKVRSLFPAESPVWAVCHTAALVEAVRRVALVAERNTPVRMAFTDGQVRLDAGQGDDAQATEELEADLHGEDITIAFNPQFLLDGLQALTTDYVRMSFTLATKPAVLTGQSERDGDPDDTYRYLLMPVRMAG